The Bdellovibrio sp. ZAP7 DNA segment CTCAAAGACTGCTTGGGAGTTTTGAAATAACTTTTGAACAGAATCCGGCGCTTGATTCACGGGAGTCAATTTCGCTTTCGACGAAAAATGATTCTGCTCGGTCATTTTATTCAGATACTTAGCCTGACGTTTAAAATAATCTGCATCCGTGTGAGCGATGGACTCTTGAAGGACTTCGGGCTCTTCTAAGGCTTGTCCTTGAAGTCCGCTGAGATAAGCCTCAAAGATTTGTGACAGTGGAATTTTAAAAGGAGAAACTTGGTTGCCCGCTGCATAGCGAATCAAATCGCCAGCGAAGGGTGCGTTGCCTCCGCCATCATCAATGTCAATCAAAGTAAATTCACGGCCGCCGTCTGCCAACTGCACGTCACCAAAATTTTGAATGTGCGGGTCACCGACCACAACTCCTTGAACTGCCAACATTGCAGAACTTTGCTGTTTCAACCAATTCCAGTAATGAGGTGCGTTCGCGCGGAAAGCATTAAACAGTCCTGATTCATGGTGCCACTCAGCTCCCATAACTGTTGCGTAGTTTTCCGAATGAGCTGGAACTCCAGGGACCATTAAGAATGCGAATATCAGAAGGATTGCTTTCATTGCGGTCAAATTAACAAAGCCATTATCCGAAGGCAAGGTGACCTTTGGTTAAGACTTTGTTGGCATTTAGCACGTTACAAGATGGTCAATTGAGACCGAGCCGATCTCGCAATAAACCTGGCTTACTTTCAAAGGAGAATCCCATGAAGCGGCAGATTTTTACTGTGGCCTTGGCTTTATATTCTTGCGTGGCTGGAGCCTCGGCGAGCGATTTAAACGCCTTTAGCACCAAAGATTTCTTTAAAATGACCCTTCCCACCGGCTGTCAGCCGAAAGGCGCGAAGGTTGCTCCCGATGGGCGTTACCTTTACTTGGCAGAAATGTGTGGAAAGACCGATCCCAAAACCAAGAAAAGAGTTCCTACTGCTTCGATTTATGACCTTGAAAAAATGACCCTGTCTAAAACATTGATCACGCCAGTGGGCATTCGTAAAGGTATTTTGGCGAATACCGAAGTGGACTTTTCCTATGACGGCAAGTGGGCTCTGATTGCGCGGGCGGAGGGCAATTCTGAGTCACAAATTTATAAAGACCAGGGCTTGGTTACGGTCGTCAATACGCAGACTCAAAAGATCGCAAA contains these protein-coding regions:
- a CDS encoding DUF2252 family protein, with product MKAILLIFAFLMVPGVPAHSENYATVMGAEWHHESGLFNAFRANAPHYWNWLKQQSSAMLAVQGVVVGDPHIQNFGDVQLADGGREFTLIDIDDGGGNAPFAGDLIRYAAGNQVSPFKIPLSQIFEAYLSGLQGQALEEPEVLQESIAHTDADYFKRQAKYLNKMTEQNHFSSKAKLTPVNQAPDSVQKLFQNSQAVFESAMSGYQILDTGYKTKFSGGSQGLPRFWYLIQRNQERYIVEFKLEAQAATSFYSNQGEPEQRFPYVAQVYRPTRAVYGPYKIVTTPGGQFLMRARFDAYLDFEAADDEHSIQDGEKMSLYIANRLGRWHGQQASAAALVQVLNFNEFKIFVNNYVNLMTKENN